The following proteins are encoded in a genomic region of Desulfatiglans anilini DSM 4660:
- the gltX gene encoding glutamate--tRNA ligase, translating into MTEQKIVTRFPPSPTGYLHIGGARTALFNWLFARRHGGTFILRIEDTDQARSTDEAAQAIIESMQWLGLDWDAGPYFQSRRYDLYNRAIDQLLAEGKAYHCHCSPELLEEKRSAAKARGLKPKYDGTCRDLGLGPAPGSVVRLKCPATGTTHFDDLIKGPIRISNEELDDLILRRSDGSPTYHMAVVADDIDLGITHVIRGDDHVNNTPRQIQIYNALGVPTPYYAHVPMILGPDKTRLSKRHGAMSVLAYRDMGYLPHALLNALVRLGWSHGDQEKFTREELIETFSLENVGKSAGVFNLEKLIDLNAQYIRETSDQDLAGLLAPFLDAIGIRGVPARQLEAAVATLKPRSRTLVEMADAARMYFDETLAYEEKGDKKFLVPEVLPHLEDLARRLKVMGTFTEAALEDVFRAYLGERGIKLKEVAQPLRLALTGRTASPGLFEVMVVLGRDEVLRRIDRVLRHIEAKR; encoded by the coding sequence ATGACCGAACAGAAGATCGTCACCCGTTTCCCCCCGAGCCCCACCGGTTATCTACACATCGGCGGCGCCCGGACAGCCCTCTTCAACTGGCTCTTCGCCCGCCGGCACGGCGGGACGTTCATCCTGCGGATCGAGGACACCGACCAGGCGCGATCCACGGACGAGGCCGCGCAGGCGATCATCGAGTCCATGCAGTGGCTGGGGCTCGACTGGGATGCCGGCCCTTATTTCCAGTCCCGGCGCTACGACCTTTACAACCGCGCCATCGACCAACTGCTCGCCGAGGGCAAGGCCTACCACTGCCACTGCTCCCCCGAACTCCTGGAAGAAAAACGCAGCGCCGCCAAGGCCAGGGGCCTCAAACCCAAATACGACGGCACCTGCCGCGACCTCGGGCTCGGACCGGCCCCGGGCTCCGTCGTCAGGCTCAAATGCCCCGCCACCGGGACCACCCATTTCGACGACCTCATCAAGGGGCCGATCCGCATCTCGAACGAGGAGTTGGACGACCTCATCCTGCGCCGCTCCGACGGCAGCCCGACCTATCACATGGCGGTGGTGGCCGACGACATCGACCTCGGGATCACCCACGTGATCCGCGGCGACGACCACGTGAACAACACCCCCCGTCAGATCCAGATTTACAACGCCCTCGGGGTGCCCACGCCCTACTACGCCCACGTCCCCATGATCCTTGGCCCCGACAAGACCCGCCTCAGCAAACGCCACGGCGCCATGTCGGTCCTCGCCTACCGCGACATGGGCTATCTGCCGCATGCGCTGCTGAACGCCCTCGTGCGCCTGGGCTGGTCCCACGGCGACCAGGAGAAATTCACCCGGGAAGAACTCATCGAAACATTCTCGCTCGAAAACGTCGGCAAATCCGCCGGCGTCTTCAATCTCGAAAAACTCATCGACCTGAATGCACAGTACATCCGCGAAACGTCCGACCAGGATCTGGCCGGACTGCTCGCCCCCTTCCTGGACGCCATCGGCATCCGGGGGGTACCGGCCCGACAGCTCGAGGCGGCGGTCGCCACCCTCAAACCACGCAGCAGGACCCTGGTCGAGATGGCCGACGCCGCCCGGATGTACTTCGATGAAACGCTCGCCTATGAGGAGAAGGGGGACAAGAAATTCCTGGTCCCCGAGGTCCTGCCCCACCTCGAGGACCTCGCGCGGAGGCTGAAAGTCATGGGGACCTTCACGGAGGCCGCCTTGGAGGACGTGTTCAGGGCCTACCTCGGGGAGCGCGGCATCAAGCTGAAGGAAGTCGCCCAGCCGCTCCGGCTGGCCCTGACCGGCCGAACCGCCAGCCCGGGCCTGTTCGAGGTGATGGTGGTCCTCGGCCGGGACGAGGTGCTGCGGCGGATCGACCGCGTCCTGCGCCACATCGAGGCCAAACGGTAG